The window CGATCGCGGCAGCCAAAGCGGTGACAGATAAGCCCTCTTTGATTAAAGTGACCACAACAATTGGGTATGGCGCTCCTAACAAGCAAAACACAGGTGGGGTGCATGGCGCTCCCCTGGGAGCAGAGGAAAACAAGCTGACTCGTGAAAACTTGGGCTGGCCCTATGATCCCTTTGTAGTTCCCGAAGAGGCCTTGGCTCATATGCGTAAGGCGATCGAACGCGGTGCCAGCCTAGAGGCGGAATGGCAAGAAACCTGGGCACAGTACAAAACCAAGTATCCACAGGAGGCCGCAGAGTTTGAGCGTTTGCTCAGCGGTAAGCTACCCGATGGCTGGGACAAAGTGCTCCCTACCTACAGCCCAGAAGACAAACCACTTGCTTCTCGCAAGCACTCCGAGATTTGCCTGAATGCTTTAGCTTCCGTTCTGCCCGAATTGTTTGGGGGTTCTGCTGACCTCACTCACTCTAACTTAACGGAATTAAAGGGTGCAGGCGACTTCCAAAAGGGACAGTATCAAAACCGCAATATTCGGTTTGGGGTGCGAGAGCACGCTATGGGAGCTATCTGTAACGGTATTGCTCTCCACGGTTCTGGCTTAATTCCCTACGGTGCGACGTTTCTGGTGTTCACTGACTACATGCGGGCAGCAATTCGGCTGTCTGCCCTGTCGCATTGCGGTGTCATCTGGGTGATGACTCATGACTCTGTTGCTTTGGGTGAAGATGGGCCGACTCACCAGCCTGTGGAAACGATCGCATCCCTACGGGCCATTCCTCAATTGACGGTACTGCGCCCTGCCGATGGCAACGAAACCTCTGGTGCCTACAAGATAGCTGTTGAGAATGCCAAAAAGAATCGTCCTACTCTGTTGGCACTGACCCGTCAGGGATTGCCCAACTTGGCTGGGTCTTCTATTGCCGCTGTGGCCAAGGGAGCCTACGCTATTGTGGATTGTGATGGTACTCCAGACATCATTCTAATTGCCACTGGCTCAGAGGTTGGACTTTGCGTTAAAGCAGCCGAGCAACTAACCGACAGGAAGGTGCGCGTAGTATCCATGCCTAGTTGGGATTTATTCGAGGCTCAGGACGCGGCTTATAGAGAGTCAGTTCTGCCCAAAGCAGTCACCAAGCGCTTAGTGGTTGAGGCTGGCACTAGCTTTGGTTGGCACAAATACATGGGCGATGGCGGCGATATCATTAGCATTGATCGGTTTGGAGCCTCTGCCCCTGGCAACATCTGCCTAGAAAAATTCGGCTTCACCGTTGAAAACGTTGTTGCTAAGGCTAAAGCCCTGCTGAGCTAGTCATTCTTGCTTCCACTGGTAACCGAGCCGACTCTCTGTGGTTGGCTCTAGCCTTGTTGTGCTGATTTGCAGGTCGCAGTAGCCAGAAAAGGTGGGGATAGCATTCAAAGTCCTCCCCAGAGATAG of the Cyanobacteriota bacterium genome contains:
- the tkt gene encoding transketolase, yielding MAVATTQSLEELCVNSIRFLAIDAVEKAKSGHPGLPMGAAPMAFVLWDKFMRVNPKNTKWFNRDRFVLSAGHGCMLQYALMYLSGYDSVTLDEIKNFRQWGSKTPGHPENFETDGIEVTTGPLGQGIANAVGLAMAEAHLAARFNKPDLTLVDHYTYVILGDGCNMEGVSGEACSLAGHLGLGKLIALYDDNHISIDGSTEIAFTEDVSKRFEAYGWHVQHVADGNTDLAAIEAAIAAAKAVTDKPSLIKVTTTIGYGAPNKQNTGGVHGAPLGAEENKLTRENLGWPYDPFVVPEEALAHMRKAIERGASLEAEWQETWAQYKTKYPQEAAEFERLLSGKLPDGWDKVLPTYSPEDKPLASRKHSEICLNALASVLPELFGGSADLTHSNLTELKGAGDFQKGQYQNRNIRFGVREHAMGAICNGIALHGSGLIPYGATFLVFTDYMRAAIRLSALSHCGVIWVMTHDSVALGEDGPTHQPVETIASLRAIPQLTVLRPADGNETSGAYKIAVENAKKNRPTLLALTRQGLPNLAGSSIAAVAKGAYAIVDCDGTPDIILIATGSEVGLCVKAAEQLTDRKVRVVSMPSWDLFEAQDAAYRESVLPKAVTKRLVVEAGTSFGWHKYMGDGGDIISIDRFGASAPGNICLEKFGFTVENVVAKAKALLS